The following proteins are encoded in a genomic region of [Eubacterium] hominis:
- a CDS encoding ABC transporter ATP-binding protein, producing MSVLEAKEVSKIYCKGKENEVTALNQVSLAVESGEFISIMGPSGSGKSTLLHVLSGLDTISLGTVEINDTDISKMGEAEMSQFRRGHIGYVFQNFNLIDSLSVHDNIALPLALQKGDKQAIESKIQEYLTSLNIASVKDKLPNDCSGGQCQRTAIARALVHGPSILFADEPTGNLDSANAHDVLEILQKLNSEKNVTIMMVTHDSMVASYSQKVLFLRDGVIEHVIEKKDKPQTKYYEEIASFNLKDRIHMIK from the coding sequence ATGAGCGTATTAGAAGCAAAAGAAGTATCAAAAATATATTGTAAAGGCAAAGAAAATGAAGTTACCGCATTAAATCAAGTATCGTTAGCTGTAGAATCAGGTGAATTTATCAGTATTATGGGACCCAGTGGTTCTGGTAAATCAACATTACTACATGTATTAAGTGGTTTAGATACCATCTCTTTGGGTACTGTGGAGATTAATGACACTGATATTAGTAAGATGGGGGAAGCAGAAATGAGTCAATTTCGCCGAGGACATATCGGTTATGTTTTTCAGAATTTCAATCTGATTGATTCACTTTCTGTACATGATAATATTGCTTTGCCACTGGCTTTACAAAAGGGCGACAAACAGGCAATAGAATCAAAGATTCAGGAATATCTAACATCTTTGAACATTGCATCGGTAAAAGATAAACTGCCAAATGATTGTAGTGGTGGGCAGTGCCAGCGTACTGCGATAGCTAGAGCACTTGTACATGGTCCAAGTATTTTGTTTGCGGATGAACCAACTGGAAATCTTGACTCCGCAAATGCCCACGATGTATTAGAAATTCTTCAGAAGTTAAATTCAGAAAAAAATGTAACCATTATGATGGTAACGCATGATTCTATGGTAGCCAGTTATTCACAAAAGGTTTTATTTTTACGTGATGGCGTAATTGAACATGTCATAGAAAAAAAAGATAAACCACAGACAAAGTATTATGAAGAAATTGCTTCTTTCAATCTAAAAGATCGTATTCATATGATTAAGTAA
- a CDS encoding catalase encodes MHNFWGHLSTITIHKWRVMKLCFRCGLYKQGLKHDLSKYSPVEFIPGVRYFQGNRSPINREKELHGYSMGWLHHKGRNPHHWEYWLDNGDEAQHGVKPVRMPVNYVVEMFCDRIAASRTYMKEKYHDASAYEYFMNGYDRVMMHPETKDLLQSLLEYHRDHGLDETIAYIRKDILKNK; translated from the coding sequence ATGCATAATTTTTGGGGACATTTAAGTACCATCACAATTCATAAATGGCGTGTTATGAAACTTTGTTTTCGCTGTGGATTATATAAACAAGGATTAAAACATGATCTTTCTAAATATTCTCCTGTTGAATTTATTCCGGGTGTCCGCTATTTTCAAGGGAACCGCAGCCCGATTAATCGTGAAAAGGAATTACATGGTTACTCTATGGGCTGGCTGCATCACAAAGGCAGAAATCCTCATCATTGGGAATACTGGTTAGATAATGGTGATGAAGCACAGCATGGTGTAAAACCTGTGCGTATGCCTGTAAACTATGTAGTGGAAATGTTTTGTGATCGTATTGCCGCAAGCCGGACATATATGAAGGAGAAGTATCATGATGCGAGTGCTTATGAATATTTTATGAATGGCTATGATCGTGTTATGATGCATCCAGAAACAAAAGATTTATTACAATCTTTACTGGAATATCATCGAGATCATGGATTAGATGAAACGATTGCTTATATTCGCAAGGATATTTTAAAAAACAAATAA
- a CDS encoding ParB/RepB/Spo0J family partition protein, translated as MAKKESSPRLGKGLAAIFGEEVDDVLENIQQGNLDEHVADRFEVAVDEVKPNPYQPRKKFDDEKIQELSESIKQHGVFTPIIVKKAVRGYELVTGERRLRASKLAGLETIPAILMELDDQQMMEIALLENIQREDLNAIEEAQGYEKLIKKLGYTQEELAKRIGKSREHVANMLRLLKLPKKVQNYVVDGELSMGHVRALLGLKDTSLMDDVAHKAISSHMSVRAVEALVKELNEPKEKPQPKPKDIHLGQVEARLQSKFQTKVKVDEKQIVIKYEGNDDLNRLLELLGGIEEEI; from the coding sequence ATGGCGAAAAAAGAGAGCAGTCCAAGACTGGGAAAAGGACTTGCGGCCATTTTTGGTGAAGAGGTCGACGATGTCCTGGAAAATATTCAACAGGGAAATCTGGATGAGCATGTAGCTGATCGCTTTGAGGTCGCTGTTGATGAGGTAAAACCAAATCCATATCAGCCACGTAAAAAATTCGATGATGAAAAGATACAGGAATTAAGTGAATCTATCAAACAACATGGGGTATTCACACCTATCATCGTAAAAAAAGCGGTAAGAGGCTATGAATTAGTTACCGGTGAACGCCGTTTACGCGCAAGTAAATTAGCTGGTCTTGAAACAATCCCTGCCATTCTAATGGAGTTGGATGATCAACAGATGATGGAAATCGCATTGTTGGAAAATATTCAGCGTGAAGATTTAAATGCCATTGAAGAAGCACAGGGGTATGAAAAGTTAATCAAGAAACTTGGCTATACACAAGAAGAATTAGCGAAACGTATTGGAAAATCCAGAGAACATGTTGCCAATATGCTTCGATTGTTAAAACTTCCTAAAAAGGTGCAGAACTATGTCGTTGATGGAGAGTTAAGCATGGGGCATGTTCGTGCTTTACTTGGATTAAAAGATACATCTCTTATGGATGATGTAGCACATAAGGCAATCAGTTCTCATATGAGTGTACGTGCTGTAGAAGCACTTGTAAAAGAATTAAACGAGCCAAAAGAAAAACCTCAGCCAAAACCAAAAGATATTCATTTAGGTCAGGTAGAGGCAAGATTACAATCAAAATTCCAGACAAAAGTTAAAGTAGATGAAAAACAGATTGTGATCAAATATGAAGGCAATGATGATTTAAATCGATTACTGGAATTACTTGGCGGTATTGAAGAAGAAATTTAA
- a CDS encoding ParA family protein, translated as MGKIIAVSNQKGGVGKTTTSINLAAGLGYLGHKVLLVDFDPQGNATQGVGAQVGEDKPSVYNLIMEDYEVSDVREKLSSPPIDIVPANISLAGADLQMVKFEVGKEELLRNKLIKVKDDYDYIIIDCPPSLGLLNTNALTAADSVIIPVQCEYYALEGVTQLLLTIRLVQQLFNKNLKIEGVVLTMYDARTKLSVEVQQEVRQHFKDRVYKNYIPRNVKLSEAPSRGMSIFEYDVRCEGAKAYAGLANEVSKMNKKKK; from the coding sequence ATGGGAAAAATCATAGCTGTTTCCAACCAGAAAGGCGGCGTAGGGAAAACCACTACGTCTATCAACCTTGCGGCTGGTTTGGGATATTTAGGACATAAAGTTCTGCTGGTTGACTTTGACCCGCAGGGCAATGCAACACAGGGTGTTGGCGCACAGGTTGGTGAAGATAAACCATCTGTATACAATCTGATTATGGAAGATTATGAAGTATCAGATGTAAGAGAAAAATTAAGCTCACCACCAATCGATATCGTACCAGCCAATATATCATTAGCCGGTGCTGATTTACAAATGGTAAAATTTGAAGTAGGAAAAGAAGAACTACTTCGTAATAAATTAATTAAGGTAAAAGATGATTATGATTATATTATCATTGATTGTCCACCTAGCTTAGGATTATTGAATACCAACGCATTAACTGCTGCGGATTCTGTGATTATCCCTGTACAATGTGAATATTATGCATTGGAGGGTGTTACGCAGTTGTTGTTAACGATTCGTTTGGTACAGCAGCTATTCAATAAGAATTTAAAAATCGAAGGTGTTGTCTTAACGATGTATGATGCACGTACTAAACTGAGTGTAGAAGTACAACAGGAAGTACGTCAGCACTTTAAAGATCGTGTGTATAAAAACTACATACCAAGAAATGTAAAACTAAGTGAAGCACCATCCAGAGGTATGTCTATCTTTGAATATGATGTACGTTGTGAAGGCGCAAAAGCTTATGCAGGACTTGCGAATGAAGTTTCAAAAATGAACAAGAAGAAAAAGTAG
- a CDS encoding ParB/RepB/Spo0J family partition protein: MKESKMISIDLVEPNPYQPRLEFNDDALMDLAQSIRENGLIQPLTVREVDGKYQIVAGERRFRAMKLNGAVEIPAIVMDANEIQMAEMALVENIQRENLSAIEEAKSYVEIMKYAGLNQSQLALRVGKSQSSIANKIRLLNLNEEVQNAVSAKEITERHARALLGLDEDKQKKALKKIVKKSLTVAQTEKMLKQDALPKEEKRKVMLKGISKNLKIAINTIHQAVKMVERAGNTAEIQEQETEDDVIITIRLPK; this comes from the coding sequence ATGAAAGAATCAAAGATGATATCGATTGATCTTGTGGAACCAAATCCATATCAGCCACGTTTAGAATTTAATGATGATGCATTGATGGATCTGGCACAGTCAATTCGAGAAAATGGACTGATACAGCCATTAACAGTCAGAGAAGTAGATGGCAAGTATCAGATTGTTGCGGGAGAACGTCGCTTTCGTGCAATGAAACTGAATGGCGCAGTAGAAATACCTGCCATTGTGATGGATGCTAATGAAATACAAATGGCAGAAATGGCATTGGTGGAAAACATTCAAAGAGAAAATCTGAGTGCGATTGAAGAAGCGAAATCTTACGTAGAAATCATGAAGTATGCTGGATTAAATCAGTCACAGCTTGCTTTGCGGGTTGGAAAAAGTCAGTCCAGTATCGCAAACAAAATTCGTTTATTGAATCTGAATGAAGAGGTTCAAAATGCAGTCAGCGCAAAAGAAATCACAGAACGTCATGCTAGAGCATTGCTTGGTCTGGATGAGGATAAACAGAAAAAAGCATTAAAGAAAATTGTTAAGAAAAGTTTAACGGTAGCGCAGACTGAAAAAATGTTGAAACAGGATGCTCTGCCAAAAGAAGAAAAACGCAAAGTGATGCTGAAAGGTATCTCTAAAAACCTGAAAATCGCAATTAATACGATTCATCAGGCTGTAAAAATGGTAGAACGTGCAGGAAATACTGCAGAAATACAGGAACAGGAAACGGAAGATGATGTCATCATCACAATCCGTCTGCCGAAGTAG
- the rsmG gene encoding 16S rRNA (guanine(527)-N(7))-methyltransferase RsmG: MSEIFHKDDFFHVMQEQGITLSEWQKQQFSIYKDMLVEWNQKMNLTAIVDEDEIYEKHFLDSILPSFDINIKGSFCDVGAGAGFPSIPLKIVYPELKITIVETLGKRVTFLKALCEALKLDDVACVHARAEDYAKQYRESFDFVSARAVANLPVLSELCIPLVKMNGYFIAMKGANGEEEASLAQKAITTLGCKEVQRNFKTLSDGSKRVNFVYQKVKPTPNKYPRAFAKIKKNPL, encoded by the coding sequence ATGTCTGAAATATTTCATAAAGATGATTTTTTTCATGTGATGCAAGAGCAGGGTATCACGCTAAGTGAATGGCAGAAACAACAGTTTTCTATATATAAGGATATGCTCGTTGAATGGAACCAGAAAATGAATCTGACTGCGATTGTTGATGAAGATGAAATCTATGAGAAACATTTTCTTGATTCGATCCTGCCTTCTTTTGATATCAATATAAAGGGAAGTTTCTGTGATGTAGGTGCAGGAGCTGGATTCCCAAGTATCCCCTTAAAGATTGTATATCCAGAGTTAAAGATTACAATCGTGGAAACACTGGGGAAACGTGTTACTTTTTTAAAGGCGTTGTGTGAAGCGTTGAAGCTGGATGATGTAGCTTGTGTTCATGCACGTGCAGAAGATTATGCAAAACAATATAGGGAAAGTTTTGATTTTGTCAGTGCAAGGGCAGTGGCAAATTTGCCTGTGTTAAGTGAATTGTGTATTCCTCTTGTGAAAATGAATGGATATTTTATCGCTATGAAAGGTGCGAATGGAGAAGAAGAAGCCTCCCTTGCACAAAAAGCGATTACAACACTGGGTTGTAAAGAAGTACAGAGAAACTTCAAAACGCTGAGTGATGGTTCTAAGCGGGTGAACTTTGTTTATCAGAAAGTAAAACCGACACCTAATAAATATCCCAGAGCATTTGCGAAAATCAAGAAGAATCCTTTATGA